The following are encoded in a window of bacterium SCSIO 12643 genomic DNA:
- a CDS encoding redoxin domain-containing protein: protein MKKAFYSSFIVFVALTAMSFITIHGPLQIGESGAAAFRELTTNMDGADAPLRAYVQKNGMVVLFSSNDCNYSNNWEDRYDGLAKYCHANGLGFVVVNSNSAERNGKDSFQAMKEHAKAHAYTFPYLVDHNAAIAHTLGAKTTPQVFLFDSNFRLVYRGLIDDNHKDASKVNTTYALNAMRNYISGITPDPAITTEVGCKIKDVK, encoded by the coding sequence ATGAAAAAAGCATTCTATTCTTCATTTATTGTTTTTGTTGCCTTAACCGCTATGTCGTTTATCACGATTCATGGCCCGCTTCAAATTGGTGAATCTGGTGCGGCAGCATTTAGAGAACTTACAACTAACATGGATGGAGCAGATGCTCCATTACGGGCTTATGTCCAAAAAAATGGAATGGTTGTTTTATTCTCTTCTAATGATTGCAACTACTCTAATAATTGGGAAGACCGATACGATGGATTGGCAAAGTATTGTCATGCAAACGGATTAGGATTTGTGGTAGTTAACTCAAATTCTGCGGAAAGAAACGGCAAAGATTCTTTTCAAGCGATGAAAGAACACGCAAAAGCACATGCGTATACATTCCCTTATTTAGTAGATCATAATGCAGCTATTGCACATACATTAGGTGCTAAAACAACTCCTCAGGTATTTCTTTTTGACAGCAATTTCAGATTGGTATACAGAGGACTTATCGATGACAACCATAAGGATGCATCAAAAGTGAATACTACTTACGCATTGAATGCGATGAGAAACTATATTTCTGGAATTACTCCTGATCCGGCAATCACCACTGAAGTGGGATGCAAGATTAAGGATGTAAAATAA